In Fragaria vesca subsp. vesca linkage group LG5, FraVesHawaii_1.0, whole genome shotgun sequence, the genomic stretch GGATGATGTTGAGCATTGTCGCTAGTACAGACATAATTTCAGAATGGCAGGGACGTTGTAATAAGCTAATTAGCAGCAGCTAGTGCTTTAGTTGAACGGTACCTGCAGGCCAAAATGAAATAGCAAGACTTATTTTGAGGTAAAGAAGCTGCTGCAACGAAGCAAATCATATGAGGGCAAGCTAACAATCCACAGTCAATTGAATAGCAGGGACGGTTATATATACTGAAGCAACCAGCACTCCTAATCGGACACGGATTCTCAATCTCTATCTGCTAACAAAAGTAATCAGTAACCAAGTTTAATTCCAACTTAGACACGAATTCCAGTTTGCTATGTGATTTATTATTTTACAGGAAAGATGTCGATTTCTACGGCAAGCTCGCCACCGCCCAAAGCCCCAAGGTCAGTTTCTCTGAGATGCTTTATCTGAATGAATGAATACTCAATAGAACTTCTTTTATAGTTAGGATCAAATCTGAACGGCTTTTCATAAATTGTCAACGCAGTTTATGCTAGCTGCATGCTCAGATTCTCGAGTGTGCCCCTCCCACATCCTCAATTTTCAACCAGGGGAGGTTTTTGTGGTCCGAAACATCGCCAACATTGTTCCTCCATTCGGCACGGTTAGCTCTTAATCTTGGTCACAATTGCGCATGGTTTATGACTGGTGTATAGTGATAATGGCTTAGACCAAAATGATGAAATATGCTTAAAAGTTATCAAAAATCGAAGTGGCCGGGTCTTTATTCTATCATGGTTGATTTCTGGTTTGAAATACATGTAATTGACTATTGTGGCCTGTGGCCTGTGGCATGTAAGGTTCTCCTAGTCATTCGAGTCTCTGTCCTTTTCTTTAATCTGCCTAATAAAAGGGAGTGGAAGCTCAATAGTTGGTGGATAAGGAATCAAGTTAATTGTTAAGTGCAGGTAGTGTACACCTTTTTGTTCAGAAACGTTGTTAAGAAAATAGAATTGTGTGATTTGCAGGTGGAGAATATTTGTGTTATCGGGCACAGCTGCTGCGGCGGTATAAAGGCGCTCATGTCGATCCCGGACGATGTGACCACCGATAGGTAAGACTTCAATTATAGATACAATTAAGAAGCATCTTTGTCTGTATTAGCTTCAAAAGTTGAATAATCAAAGTTTAAGTTACAATTAGCTAGCTACACCGCGTATGCATATTCAGTAGGAGTTTTAGAATCTTGGGTTTTAAGGACTTCCAATAGTTTCTTTCTCATTCCCTTGTGGTATTATTGTTATTGCTATAAACATTATAAAAAGATCACAGTGATTGGTGGTCATGTCCAAATCATGAATAGAAAGGAATATTAGTAAGAGAAACTTATTTTCAGTAGCGCGGTACCACAGTTTTTTTAAGCGTCCAATAATCTAGAACAGTGGAAGTGATGAGAGTAGAAGTAGAAGAACAAGTACTTTATGACGGATCGATTGCCACAAATTAAAGCAGGAGCTGGTGAAAATAGATAGGGAGTAGAGATAAAACAGAAGATAGATAGGGAAAAGAGAGGAAACAGAAGAGAGATGAGAGCTGGAGGTTTAGGAAGTAATAATCTTTTCATTCAATTCTGTCTCTTCTACCATTACAATGCCTCCTATATATAAGAGCTAGAATAGATCGAAAACAACCAGGAATCCTAAAACTTCTAAGCCATCTAAAAACTCTAGAAAATAATAAAGCCTAAGACAATCTGGAACATAAAACAGTCCTAAAAACATTAGAAATAAGCACAATCAGTAGCTAATCGCCATTATATTCTAAATCAGATGCTCTAAAATTGACTGCAGCCATAGGATGCTTCATTCATTCTTAACATGTTTAATTATGACAGATTACAGATATACTGCACATGTGGCACAAGTTCACCTAAAACCTTATCTGTATTGTCTACCTAATCCTAGTTAGGATGAACCGTTTTTGCACTTCTGGATCAACAGTTACTGTTTGATTTTTAAATTTCCAGTGCCATTGAGAACTGGGTGAAAATTTGTGCACCAGCGTAGACCAAAGTTAAGATCGCATGCGGTAACTTAGGTTCTGCAGACCAATGCACCAGCGTGGAGAAGGTAATTTTTCATTACTTTGTTTTTATAGAAATCTTTATCTCTATGTCAGCATCTAATATATGACTGTTAGTTAGCCTTGCGATGCAAGAAACAAAGTTAAATAGTTCAAATCAAAACTTCATAGCTATACATAATTACATACTAATGGTTGTGAATTGTGAACTTTATCCAGGAGGCTGTACGTGAATGTCTCACTTAGAAATTTGTTGACATACCCGTTTGTTAGAGAGGCAGTCACAAACAAACGGGTATGTCTGAAGGGGGGATACTACAATTTCGTCGAGGGCAGTTTTGAGCATTGGGATCTTGATCTCAAACTTACGCCTGCAGTTGTGAGTTATGATGTATTATCTTTAACTGATTGAGGTTTTGCATGGTGTAGTATTGTTGCAAGCTGCTCATGTAACATCAGCTTTCTTTCTTTATGTGAACACATTTGTCAGATTTTGTATTAATCCATTCTTTATAGTATAGTTGATTGTGTAAATATCTATTGCAGCTATGAAGCGACCTCTTCCAGGAAAAGCCGCAGTCTTGCTAAGGAGTTTACTACGGGAACTGTGGCCTCTCTCTTTTTGGTGCGTTTTATTTGGAGTCCTCTATTTTCTATTGAAACTATACTCTATTTTCTCATCTTTTTCTGCAGGGTTTTGGATCCTTGTTCTAGCTGCTTGCTTCGGGTGTTTATGTTTAATAGTTTGCGTTGATGAAATTTTGTTAAGCAAAACTAGATTTACATGATGGATATTACTGTTGACATCTTTAGTTAACTGGTGGTATCTTAAATGAGACAAATTTCAATACACTGGTCTGTTGCCTTATGTTATCACACGGTTCACACCTTTAATATATTATTGTCTGGGTGTGTTTTCTTTGTCCTTTTGGGCATGCGCAAGGGGTAACAAGTTAGTGTCAAGCACTGGCTACATTTGCATCATAGCCCATCGCTCGAGACTCTAAAGTTAGGCAGTTGGTATTGCCATATTCCTGCTCTTTCATTTCTGAATTCCAAATCTGTGAGGTGATGCCCATTAATTTCATCAATGAAAATTGAATCTGAATCGCCTCTTTCCTTCAGTGAAAATAACTGCTAAGCCTTAGTAATGGCGCTTTCATCTTATCAGATGGCCGGCTTCAGTTTACATCATATCAGCTCCTCAACTCAAAACGTATTTCAACTATTCAGGCAAAACTTCCAGATTTAGAGAAAACTATGGCGATGGATAAGTGTCTGTAGCATCTTGATTAGGTGATTAATTGTAACCAAAAAAAGAAAGTACACGTTTCTCCAAAAAAAAAATATGAGAGCGAAAAAAAAATTAGACATTAAAACTGCAAAGAAAATAATCTTAAAATGGTGACGCGTGTGGACCAGTAACATTAAAAGAGCGTGGGGATCAAACATCGCATCAGAGTCTCCTCGATACAAACAGTAGCGAAGCTAGAAACTCAATTTAGAAGGGTCAAGACTTAAGTGGCTATTAAGTTAAGACAAAATATTGATAACGTAGTTGCTTCAAGGAAAATCTTTTAATCGTTGGCTTATACCTAACTATATAAATTATCTTAGATCTGATCGGTTGGCCAAGCAGTTGGTTCGTTTGATCGACAGTGGTGCGCTCGACTGGGTCTCGGTTGTGCTGGGGATGGCTGAAGGTGCAGTGTTGTTGGATGGGGAGGCGGCGGCGGATTGTGCAGATCTGGGTCCGGTCCATTTCGGGTTGGTTTTGCTACGGCTCAGCCCGATGACCTGTCTCGGCTTCACAGCGGCGAGATTGGGAGTGGCGGCGAGTGGTGGTCTACTTGGGGTGCCCTAGGTTGGGTCTTGGTCCTGGCATGTTGCTGCTTGGGTTAATTGGTTGGGCCTGGGCCTAGCTAGCTCGGCTGAATATTTACTTTTTGCATTATTTACTTTTAATTTTTCTGAAGTGAGGGGTGGTTATGCTCCTGCTTCTATTGTCGAAGAAATATGACGCCAGTGGCGTTTGATTCACATGTGCCATTGATATTCATGGGTGTGAATTGAACTACACTAGATGTGCTTCATTGCTAGAAAAGGTGATGTTGTTTAGGTAATAGTTTTTTGTCAGATTATGTACGGTTTATGCTGATCAATAAAGGGTTATCTATTTCTTCAAAAAAAAAAACTATATAAATTACCTCATTAGATTGATTCAAAAGTAGACCATGTGACGCCGGCAAAGTTTGTAAGTTAAAGATGTTTTTGTATAGTTTGAAGCAGTCTTCTAGAGCTTGGTTTGGAAGATTCTCCAAATCAATGAAGTCGCGCGGTTGGTTATAGACAAAGCAACTCGGATCACACTTTGTTCATCAAGCGTAGTTAGGGTAAGATTACCGCTCTGATTGTGTATGTTGATGATATGATTGTCACAGAGGATGACCCGAAAGAGATGGAGGCTCTACATAAGTATCTTTCAAAAGAGTTTGAGATGAAGGACCTTGGATAGTTGAAGTATTTTCTCATAATTGAAGTTACAAGGTCTAAAAAGGAGATTTTTTTATCCCAACGTAAGTATGTACTTGATTTGTTAGCTGAGACTGAAATGCTTGACTGCAAGCCTATTGAGACTTCGATTGAAACGAATCACAACCTCACCATCTATCTGAATCAAGTTTCGGCCAACTGATAAAGGAATGTACCAACGTCTAGTAGGGAGACTTATTTATCTTTCTCATACCAAACCTGATATTGCTTATGCTGTGAATGTGCATGGTTAGTCAATTCATGCATTCTCCCAGTGAAGACCAATGAAGAGCATATGGATGCAGTGTATCGTATTTTGAAGTATCTTAAGATGGCACCTGGAAAAGGCTTGTTGATTGAAAAGAACGTTGAATTGGAGGTTGTGGGATATACAGATGTTGATTGGGGTGGTGATCGATCAGACTGACATACGGTCTACATCTGAATATTTCACGTTCGTTGGAGGAAACCTTATGACATGGCGTAGTAAGAAACAAAAAGTTGTTGCTAAGTCAAGTGCTGCAGCAGAATTTCGAGGTATGGCGCATGAAGTTTGTGAGATGCTATGGATTCGCAATGTATTGAAAAGTTAGGTTTCAAACTCAAGAAACCCATGGACTTGCATTGTGATAGCATGTCTGCAATAAAAATTGCTCATAATCATGTTCAGCATGACCAAACAAAGCATGTGGAGGTAGATCGGCATTTCATTAAGAAAAACTTAATTAGATAGGAAAATCATTCGTTTCCCTTTTGTGTATACGGAAGACCAATTAACAGATGTTCTCACAAAACAAAAGGAGTGTCAAGGAAAGTGTTTGACAACTCGGTTGGCAAGTTGGGCACGATCGATATCTATGCACTAACTTGAGGGGGAGTGCAGAATATTGTGTATATATTTACTTTCCTTGTATGTATAGATGTAGATGTAAGATATATTGTCTTATTAGCATTATGATTGTATCTCTATATAAACCTCATATTTATAGAAGAATAATTCATTGAAGTATTCCAAAACATATCGAAGTTATCTTTTCTACTGAAAATACATATATAACGATCGGAGTCCATCTTTTTTGAGGGAAATATCTAGAATTTTATTGGATCAAATAAATTACATAGCAATGAATGGCCACAAGCGGTTCGGCCAAACCAAGATCAACATGACAGATCTAGGGAGGCAACCCTAGTCAACAAACACTGAATCAGCTAACTACGGACATTGCAAAAGAATTAAGGCGAACGAAAGCACTAGAGAAGTGGCCACATACAGTGCCACACAACTAGGACCAACAGGAGCAAAGTAAAACCCTCACCAAATTAAACCAGCTTTTCCGAGAAAGAATATTTACCAAGGACGAAGAGACAGAATTCCGGCTTTGCGCTTCTTGGCCGTCAGATTCTCCATCTGCTTCTTGAGATCGCGATTCAGTTGGTAGAGTCTGTTGGTGAAGGCAGATTTTTGTAGAGAGTTCTCTTCTCTGGAGAAGTCTTCACAAAGCTTTATGGCCTTGGAGAGTTCCTTTTTGTAATCGTCTACTTCCTTGATCGAGAAATGTAAACTCTCATTACAATCTTCTATCCTTTCTATATAATTGACCTGCAGAGGCTTTAATCCATCGAGCCTTGACTTGATGTTTCCGAGCTCTATTTTGAAATGAACTTTGTTGTTCATCAGTGTATGGACGCAGCCATACAGGTGGTCGAACAAGGCCTTGGCATTATGCTCATCTGGTCGATTGGTGTGTATCAGTGGCTCGAGGACATTGTGTATCAGTGTCTCGACTCGGCCTTTTACGCCTCCCAAAACTACTGCCACACCATTCCCCTCATGCGAGTTAGATTTCTGGCCTGTGAGTATGTGAAGCTGCTCCTTGAGAGATTTGTCCAATTCGTCTAGCTGTTTGGTGTACCTAGAATCTTTGAGCGAGTTGGATTCTCCGGAGAAGTTTGCGCAAAGCTGCATGTGTTCCTTGAGTTTCTGTTGGAAGTCTCCTACTTCCTTGACTGTAAGACGGAATTTGAAGGTTTCTATTGTTAGCTTTAAGTTTTTGACCACCGGTTGTAATTCGTTGAGTCTGGATTTGATGGTATTGAGCTCCTGAGTGAAATGGTGCTTGTGCCTTATCAGCCTTTCCACGCTCTTGATCAACTTCCCGAGATCATCCTCGGCTAACTTAAGGGCCGTATGTGCAAACTGTGCAGCCATTCTTGGTTGGTTTGCTTAGAAATCACGAGTACGCAAAAACAACTTATACAATCAAAAAAATTGAAAAGCTTTGGAAACTATATGAGACAAGGGAAAAGAAACTTGAAACTCTAATTCAGACTCAAATATGGTCCAGCTTAATTATATGTCCAAGAGAATGAAGCACCAAGACTATATATAGTTGCCTGCAATTCCATTAGCAAAATACTATACATAATTAACATTAAATTTCCTAATGCATAGAAAATATTAGTTTAGCTTTTTGGTGTACGTAGATTAAAAAAAGAAGACTCCCAAATTAAGAAGAGGACATAGACTTGACCTAATAGTTTACCATCTCGATTATGTCTGTCTCGGAGATTAGTTTTGGTTTTAGGTGATAATGATATTGATTAATGGTGTGAACTAACCAAAAGTTGGAGTTTTGTGTTAATCATTGTCTGCTCCAAAATACCAATCGCTTTTGGGGGCTCGTACATGTTTGAAATGCAGCAAATCATGGTTGTTCCACCATAAACATGAAGGAAACTGGCTGGCTTAATTGCTTATATTAACATGAGAACTTCTGGGAAGGATCCATCTCTATAAACTAACAAGAACTGAATTATTTAAGTTCTGGTAGCGCCCCCCTGTCCATTCGAGTATGACTAATCATAAACATATTGTACTTCCCTGATTAGTGAAGACTAATTATTTAGGTTATGAATTTGACAAACCAAAGAACCAAACCAACCCAGTTCGTTAGTGTTTATAAGCAAGAGAGAAAATATGTAGATGAATGAAGGAGCCAAAATGTTCGGTGGAGGGAGCTATGCTGTACCTGAAGACTATGTTTCCAACAATTTTTTGAAATCGTCCCCCCTNNNNNNNNNNNNNNNNNNNNCCCCCCCCCCCCCCCCCCCCCCCAAACTTATAATGGATATTTGATCAAGTGACAACATGGCATGGTAGGAATAAGTTGTGAAGTTTGTAAGGTTTTTGTTATTTATATTAAGAGCATCTCTAACTGCTTTTTAAGTTTTTGGTTTTCTCAAGTTTGGAGAAGATTTTAGGTATTTTGCTCCAACGATTCTTTAAAACTTTCTCCAAAATAGAGAATGTGATAGGACAGAAAACCAAATTTCCTATGTTTGCAGCGAATTCTATAATTTTATAGAAGAATTTAGGGAATGATCATGAAATCTCCAAAATAGAGAATTTGTTAGAGATGTAAAAGGATGCAAATTTGCTCCCCACCCTTACTTCCCCACCTTCATCCTCACCTATCTAAATGAATGACACATGTCCTTTTTGTTTAACCACACTAACTATGGTTAACAATATGTATTTACAATAATAATTTATATGATCCCCTTTACTTTAATCTTTCTTTTTCTAAACAAAAATCAAAACAAACTTCAACTGAAAGTTCGAAGGTCCAAAAGTTGCAGTAAGATGCAATGGCGTAGCCAGAAAAATAAACTAGGAGGGTCAAAATTTAGTGTTTCCTACATCGCCTACATTCAAGTAGCTTGTATCGCTCAACCCTTACCAACTTGAATAAAAAATATATAAAATATCCACGATGATCATTCATATTTTGAGTCATTTTTTTCAGATTGTAAGGTAGCATGTAATATTAATTAGTCTAAACATCAAACTTTACACTAATTATGTAATATAAACATGAAAATGGTGATTGTATCAACCTGTCATGGGTTGTATGGAAAAGTGAGAGAGGTCATTTGAACCTTCTCACTCTCATGTGGCTACGCCATTGGTAAGGTGCAATATTCAAGTCATCACATACAATTTCCCTTTAAACTTCATGGTGATGGCTGGAGGGGGTGTTGGTGGGTTAGATTGTCTTTCTCTGTGGTGTTCAATCGAGGGTTGCAATCGTGGAGGATTCCAGAAGCAAGGGTCCAAGATGGTTTGGGTTTTGGCCGGAGAGCGATTCCGACGAGGAAAGCGGAGCGGAGCACGGCTTGTGGGTGTGAATAAAAAGATGCCCATCCCTTTTTGGGGCAGTTCTAGTGTTTTGGTGGTGGTTTTTGTGGTATTGGGGTTGGTGATGGTGGTGGTGGTGGTTGTTGTTTTTGGTTTGTATTTTTGCATGAGAAATAGTTGATAACGTAAATGAATGTGTGGATTTACCTAAGGATGACCGGAAAATCCATCGGAGAGTGGCCGGAGATGGTGTCAAACGAAGCGGCAGGGAGGAGACGCTCGTGCTTTTAGAAAATTTGTTTAGAAAAGAAAATAAAAACAAATTATTAAAGTAAAATTTGAAAATTATTTAAGTTATTATTATAAAAACATATTGTTAACCATGGTTATTGTAGATAAATACAATGGACATGTGTCATTCATTTAGATGGGTGGGGATGAAAGTGGGAAAGTAAAGGTGGGGAGCAAATTTGCATCCAGATGTAAAAGAAACATCGTTTGAAACATTGACTTTTACTTACTTATAATAAAGAAATTATAAAGAAGTTGTTGAAAATACTCTTATAAAGCTGGGTTTGTCTACTATGTCTACTATACATTATGTACGGTATACATATTGAAAGAGTGGTCCACTTACTTTTATAGAAAGCATCAGGCATATAAAGAGCATCAATAACATGATTTCGTTGTCCTATACATGTGTCCGGTTCATTATGTAAAGTAATTAGTGCTCTGTGTTAAATCCTAGTAAACTGAATGGTCCCTGCAAAAATCGTAAGAATATGGGTTTGGGGTTTAACGATAAGAGTTGGAGATGTGAAACCCAGATAAAAAGCAATAGGTTTGCCGTTTACATGAGTCAAAATTTTAAATTCTGGTACGAATTATAGAACAAGAGTTTGAGACACTGAAAGCAAGTCTAAATTCCCTCGAAGGTTTATAGGGTACAAATAATTTATCCATACGTTAGCTGCAGCTTGGACCGCAATCCACTCATACGATCATATCTATCCTCGGGCGGCCACGTTTCTGGACTGAAGCCCAGCACCTTGACGTTTGGGGTGATTCCCTATATTAGCAGACTTTGCACCCCCTAAACTTGGACATTGTTTCTCGACGGCTCGACCCTCCCAGTTGGAGGGCATCTCCTTATATATGTACAATTGATTCGTGACGACTGACGAACAGAAGAGAATCTATAGTATTCTGGATCAATTGCACCTAAAGAGAATTCATTATTAACCGATTCTAGGAATTTATAGAAGAGAAAAGGCCAGAAATGACAACATGCATAATACAAGGAAAGACCACAGCGGTTCGGCCAAACCAAGTATTAACACGATCTGAGCTAGAGAGTCATCTCCCTAGTCAACAAACTCTAAATCTTCTAAGTACACACATGGCAAAGGAAAAAAAGACGATGAAATAAGAAACAAGCGTGATCGAGAAATATGGCGACGTGGCCCATGCACGTATACATCTGCATGGTTCTCTAGCTCATCAATGGTTGTGACGACCATGATGAAGCAATTTAGCAAGTCCATGCTCGTGCCGGATAATCTTGCTCTTCAATATGTCAACCTGTTTCTGGAGAGACTTATCTAATTCGTGAAGATCATCGAGGATCTTACGCGGGTTATCTTGGGAGAAGTCTGCGGGACAAACCTTCATACCCTTGGAGAGTTCCCCTTTCAAATCTTCAACTTCATTGATCCAGAAATGTAGTTTCACCGTCTGTTTTTCTATAACGTCTATACAGTGGATGAAATGTTCCTCTCTCAACTGGTCAAGCCTGGATTTGACACATTTGAGCTTGATATCGAAACGGTTTTCTTTGCTTCGCATCAGTGTCTCGACGCGCGGCTATACAGGGTTTCAAACAGTTCCTTGGCTCCAGGCTTGGGAACCTCAGGTGGGTTGGTGTTTATCCATCTGTGGATGTCTTTCGCCCTGCCGTGAAACAACCCTTTCAACTTTTCCTTGGCACCAGTCTCCCCAGGTTTTGGGTCGGTAGAATCTATTGCTACCTTAGCTAGCCATCCCAGCATATCAGTCCTCTCAGGTGGTTGGGGTTTCTTGCCTTGCAGTATGCCTAGCTGGTCCTGGAGAGATATCTCCAGCTTGTGAAGTTGATTGGACAGGTTGGCTTTTCCGGACGAGCTGGGTTGCTTGGAGTTCTTGGACAGTGATTCACAAACCGTTATGAGGCCTCTAAGGGTTTTCTGGAAAGCTTCTACTTCCCTTATTGATAGACTGGAAGCCCTTCTAGTGAGGACTTTGTGAGGACTTTTCGGTTTATGGTTTAAAAGACCCAATTTTTTATCACATTTTGACATCTTATCCGTTCAGTTTTTAGGTTTATATGAGTAGATGTAACATCCCGGACCTAATTTTACCCTTTTTACTGGGTATTTTACGAGTTACTGAGGAATTTAACCGTGCTCGTAATTTGGTAATTTATCACTCGAGTTTATTGTCGAGTTTTACTCAAAATGTTAAATTCCTCTTTTAAGGGTTCGATATTGTAGTATGTGTCGACATGGGTTCAACGGTGCCTTTAGATGATTTATCGGAGGTTTGGTTAAGTATAGAAATTATATTTTCGGAAGCAAATAACGTTTAATCCGAGCTGTCATATCTATTAGGGCTTTGAACTGGGCCATAGAATTTAAGCTTAAAAGGGTAAAGTGGAGCTTGACCCAATCAAAAACCCAACTCGGGTTTGACCGAGCCTAACCGTCTCCCTCTCTCTTCTCCCTCGTCTCCCTCTGTCGCTGCCTTCTCTAGTGCAGCACTGCCGTCTCTGGCCACCCCTGGCGGCGAGACCACCGCCGTTCTCTCCCTCTCCTCCTCTCCTTTCTAGCCCAGCCCGTGGATCACGCAAGCGAACCGAATCAGAGGAGATCGAAGCTGTCGAACCCGACTGTGTTCGTCGGATTCCAGCCAGCTCAGGCAGCGACGACGGCAACGAACGGTAGGGTTCTTCTCCTCAGTCCTTCTCCTCTTCTTTCTGTTCCTTTCACCCT encodes the following:
- the LOC101299391 gene encoding carbonic anhydrase 2-like — encoded protein: MAANGATRIDHQPLVNARSMKNMQTRKDVDFYGKLATAQSPKFMLAACSDSRVCPSHILNFQPGEVFVVRNIANIVPPFGTVVYTFLFRNVVKKIELCDLQVENICVIGHSCCGGIKALMSIPDDVTTDRSDRLAKQLVRLIDSGALDWVSVVLGMAEGAVLLDGEAAADCADLGPVHFGLVLLRLSPMTCLGFTAARLGVAASGGLLGVP